From the genome of Bacteroides sp. MSB163, one region includes:
- a CDS encoding LexA family transcriptional regulator translates to MEKESDLVLNVSEIVKRAKMVLNLRNDAALAAYLGVSRSTLSNWCARNSIDFPLLLEKLKEIDYNWLLVGKGKPEHQAKFCNGEIVSGEVEMIHTPKTADPVDDRSVSLYDITAAANLKTLLANKDQHVVGKIQIPNIPVCDGALYISGDSMYPILKSGDVVGFKEISSFSNVIYGEMYLVSFNIDGDEYLSVKYVNRSDVEGCIKLVSYNPHHEPMDLPLTCIQAMAIVKFSIRKNMMM, encoded by the coding sequence ATGGAGAAAGAATCGGACTTAGTATTGAATGTTTCGGAAATAGTGAAGCGCGCCAAAATGGTGTTGAACCTGAGGAATGACGCGGCATTGGCCGCCTATCTTGGTGTCTCCCGCTCTACCCTGAGTAACTGGTGTGCCCGAAACAGCATCGACTTCCCGTTGCTGCTGGAGAAACTGAAAGAGATAGACTACAATTGGCTGCTGGTGGGAAAAGGGAAGCCTGAACATCAGGCTAAATTCTGCAATGGCGAAATTGTTTCGGGTGAGGTGGAAATGATCCATACCCCCAAAACAGCTGATCCGGTAGACGACCGTAGCGTGTCATTATATGATATCACCGCTGCCGCCAACCTGAAAACACTGCTTGCCAACAAAGACCAGCATGTGGTGGGAAAGATACAGATTCCGAACATACCTGTCTGCGACGGAGCACTCTACATCAGCGGAGACAGCATGTATCCCATCCTGAAATCGGGGGATGTTGTGGGCTTTAAGGAAATCAGCAGTTTCAGCAACGTCATTTACGGGGAGATGTATCTGGTGTCGTTCAACATCGACGGCGACGAATACCTGTCAGTGAAGTATGTGAACCGTTCCGATGTGGAAGGTTGTATCAAGCTGGTGAGCTACAATCCACACCATGAACCGATGGATCTACCGCTCACGTGCATACAGGCGATGGCGATTGTCAAGTTCTCCATCAGAAAGAATATGATGATGTAA
- a CDS encoding Dps family protein: MKTLNYIKLNESGVANVVSALHQLLADFQVYYTNLRGFHWNIKGHGFFVLHEKFESMYDDAAEKVDEIAERILMLGGVPENKFSEYLKVAKIKEVSDVACGSDAVSNILETYGYLIGEERKIIELANEAGDDVTADLMTGYLKEQEKMVWMLVAFSTKGCTDK, encoded by the coding sequence ATGAAGACTTTAAATTACATCAAGTTAAATGAATCGGGAGTAGCTAACGTAGTATCTGCATTGCATCAACTTTTGGCAGATTTCCAGGTGTATTACACGAATCTGCGCGGTTTCCACTGGAACATCAAGGGACACGGTTTCTTCGTATTGCACGAGAAGTTTGAAAGTATGTATGACGACGCAGCCGAGAAGGTGGACGAAATTGCAGAACGTATCCTGATGCTGGGTGGTGTACCCGAAAACAAGTTCAGCGAATACCTGAAAGTTGCAAAGATCAAGGAAGTATCTGACGTGGCTTGCGGTAGCGATGCGGTCAGCAATATTCTTGAAACTTACGGATACCTCATTGGTGAGGAAAGAAAGATCATTGAACTGGCTAATGAAGCAGGTGACGACGTTACTGCCGACCTGATGACAGGCTATCTGAAAGAACAGGAAAAGATGGTTTGGATGCTGGTAGCTTTCAGCACAAAAGGATGCACGGACAAATAA
- a CDS encoding hydrogen peroxide-inducible genes activator, whose translation MTLQQLEYILAVSQFRHFAKAAEHCRVTQPTLSAMIQKLEDELDTKIFDRSQQPICPTPVGQLVIEQARIVLEQAGHIKDIIEEEKHSLSGVFKLGILPTIAPYLLPRFFPQLMKKYPQLDIRVTEMKTKDIKQALIKGEIDAGIIATLPEKDDFRQIPLFYEQFYAYIARESKLFDNKIIRTSDLSDEQLWMLDEGHCFRDQLVRFCQMKAAQASQIAYHLGSMETFMRMVESGKGVTFIPELAIDQLNETQKELVRPFAIPTPTRQIILITNEHFIRTTLLEVLTKEIQASVPREMLSLRATQCVV comes from the coding sequence ATGACTTTACAACAACTGGAATACATTCTTGCCGTTAGTCAGTTCCGCCATTTCGCCAAAGCTGCGGAACATTGCCGTGTAACTCAACCCACCCTGAGTGCCATGATACAGAAACTGGAAGACGAGTTAGACACTAAGATATTCGACCGCAGCCAACAGCCCATCTGCCCTACTCCCGTCGGGCAGCTTGTAATAGAGCAAGCCCGTATCGTATTGGAACAGGCAGGCCATATAAAGGATATTATTGAAGAAGAGAAGCACTCCTTATCGGGTGTCTTTAAGTTAGGTATACTCCCCACCATCGCCCCTTATCTGTTGCCCCGCTTCTTTCCGCAACTGATGAAGAAATATCCTCAATTGGATATCCGCGTAACGGAGATGAAGACGAAGGACATCAAACAGGCTCTTATAAAAGGAGAGATAGATGCCGGCATTATCGCCACCCTGCCTGAAAAGGATGACTTCCGCCAGATACCTTTATTCTACGAACAATTCTATGCTTATATCGCGCGCGAAAGCAAACTGTTCGATAATAAGATTATCCGTACCTCCGATCTCAGCGACGAACAGCTTTGGATGCTTGACGAGGGACATTGCTTCCGCGACCAGTTAGTTCGCTTCTGCCAGATGAAGGCAGCGCAAGCCAGCCAGATCGCTTATCATTTAGGTAGCATGGAGACATTCATGCGTATGGTGGAAAGCGGTAAAGGCGTTACCTTCATTCCCGAACTTGCCATCGATCAGCTCAACGAGACACAGAAAGAGTTGGTGCGCCCCTTTGCCATCCCCACTCCTACCCGGCAGATCATTCTCATCACCAATGAACATTTCATACGAACCACCTTATTGGAGGTACTCACAAAAGAAATACAAGCCTCTGTACCCCGCGAAATGCTGTCTCTGCGGGCAACTCAGTGCGTTGTATAG
- the ahpC gene encoding alkyl hydroperoxide reductase subunit C: protein MEPIINSQLPEFKVQAFQNGSFKTVTNEDVKGKWAIFFFYPADFTFVCPTELVDIAEKYEQFQAMGVEVYSVSTDSHFVHKAWHDASESIRKIKYPMLADPTGVLTRAFGVMIEEEGMAYRGTFVVNPEGKIKIAEIQDNNIGRNADELLRKVEAAQFVATHDGEVCPAKWKKGGETLKPSIDLVGKI from the coding sequence ATGGAACCAATTATCAATTCACAGCTTCCTGAATTCAAAGTTCAGGCATTCCAGAACGGAAGTTTCAAAACAGTAACTAACGAAGACGTAAAAGGCAAGTGGGCTATTTTCTTCTTTTATCCCGCAGACTTTACGTTTGTATGCCCTACCGAACTGGTGGACATCGCTGAAAAATACGAGCAATTCCAGGCAATGGGTGTAGAGGTATACTCTGTAAGTACGGACTCTCACTTCGTGCACAAAGCATGGCACGATGCATCCGAAAGTATCCGTAAGATCAAGTATCCGATGCTGGCAGACCCTACAGGCGTGCTGACTCGCGCATTCGGTGTAATGATCGAAGAAGAAGGTATGGCTTACCGCGGCACATTTGTCGTGAACCCCGAAGGCAAAATCAAGATTGCCGAAATACAGGACAATAACATCGGACGTAATGCCGACGAACTTCTCCGCAAGGTAGAAGCAGCACAGTTCGTTGCAACACACGACGGTGAAGTATGTCCCGCAAAATGGAAGAAAGGCGGCGAAACACTGAAACCAAGTATAGATTTAGTTGGTAAGATTTAA
- the ahpF gene encoding alkyl hydroperoxide reductase subunit F: MLETSILNQVRSVFQNLEAQYTFHITCHPRHESAQELTELLKDVAGCSDKLSCEVTETEEPKLEFSLLKNGKETGVKFRGIPNGHEFTSLLLAILNADGKGKNLPDEAISRRIQALKGPVSLQTYVSLTCTNCPDVVQALNIMALLNGQVTHEMIDGALFQEEVDALKIQGVPSVYANGKLLHVGRGTLGELLQKLEEMFGSEPVGNAEPISRTYDVLVLGGGPAGASAAIYSARKGLRVAIVAEKIGGQVKETVGIENLISVPQTTGAQLADNLRSHINHYPIDLFEDRKIEKAELQGKEKRISVVGGEVFISPGVIIATGASWRKLNVEGETEYIGRGVAFCPHCDGPFYQGKDVAVIGGGNSGIEAAIDLAGICRKVTVFEFADTLKADQVLQEKAQSLPNVEIFTSSQTTKVVGNGDKVTAIRVKDRVSGEERDFPLDGIFVQIGLAANSAPFRDMLETTPIGEIKIDAFCRTTLPGVYAAGDVSNVPYKQIVIAMGEGAKAALSAFDDRIRGIA; the protein is encoded by the coding sequence ATGTTAGAAACAAGCATTTTAAATCAAGTACGTAGCGTCTTCCAAAACCTGGAAGCACAGTACACTTTTCATATCACCTGCCATCCACGGCACGAAAGCGCACAGGAACTGACAGAGTTGCTGAAAGATGTAGCAGGATGTTCCGATAAACTCTCCTGTGAGGTAACTGAAACCGAAGAACCAAAGCTGGAATTCTCTTTACTGAAAAACGGGAAAGAAACCGGTGTCAAATTCCGCGGAATACCGAACGGTCATGAATTCACATCTTTGCTTCTGGCAATACTGAATGCCGATGGAAAGGGGAAAAATCTTCCTGATGAAGCCATCAGCCGACGCATTCAGGCGTTGAAAGGGCCCGTTTCATTGCAGACTTATGTATCATTGACATGTACCAACTGCCCCGATGTGGTGCAGGCTCTGAACATTATGGCTTTGCTGAACGGACAGGTCACGCATGAAATGATAGACGGCGCTCTTTTCCAGGAAGAAGTGGATGCACTGAAAATTCAAGGCGTACCGTCCGTCTATGCCAACGGTAAATTGCTTCATGTAGGACGTGGCACTTTAGGCGAACTTCTGCAAAAGCTGGAAGAAATGTTCGGCTCCGAACCTGTGGGGAATGCAGAGCCTATCTCACGTACTTATGATGTCCTCGTATTAGGTGGCGGACCGGCAGGTGCCTCAGCTGCGATCTATTCAGCCCGCAAGGGATTACGGGTAGCTATTGTAGCTGAAAAGATCGGTGGCCAGGTAAAGGAAACCGTAGGAATCGAGAATCTGATCTCCGTGCCGCAGACTACAGGTGCACAGTTGGCAGACAATTTAAGAAGCCATATCAATCATTATCCCATCGACTTGTTTGAAGACCGTAAGATAGAGAAGGCGGAGCTTCAAGGAAAAGAAAAGAGGATTTCAGTAGTGGGCGGTGAAGTATTCATATCTCCCGGTGTTATCATTGCCACCGGCGCAAGCTGGCGCAAACTGAATGTGGAAGGTGAAACGGAATATATAGGCAGAGGAGTTGCTTTCTGTCCGCATTGCGACGGACCGTTCTATCAGGGAAAAGACGTAGCCGTTATCGGTGGCGGAAACTCCGGTATAGAAGCAGCCATCGACTTGGCGGGTATCTGCCGGAAAGTGACTGTCTTTGAATTTGCCGATACGCTGAAAGCCGACCAGGTACTGCAAGAAAAGGCGCAAAGCTTGCCGAATGTAGAAATCTTCACTTCCTCACAGACTACCAAAGTAGTGGGAAACGGTGATAAGGTAACAGCTATCCGCGTCAAAGATCGTGTAAGCGGCGAAGAACGGGATTTCCCATTGGATGGCATCTTCGTACAGATTGGCCTGGCAGCCAATAGCGCTCCTTTCCGTGACATGCTGGAAACGACTCCAATAGGCGAAATCAAGATCGACGCTTTTTGCCGCACCACGCTTCCGGGAGTTTATGCAGCAGGAGATGTCTCGAACGTTCCCTACAAACAGATAGTAATTGCAATGGGTGAAGGTGCAAAGGCGGCACTGTCGGCATTTGATGACCGCATCCGGGGAATTGCATAA
- a CDS encoding tetratricopeptide repeat protein, with product MKALKHGLIGWVCVLVLAACAEALPSQRIRIEKAEQMLQQNAEEAIALLRSVEDPEALPDSLRARFALAMGQAHYNAHWVMNEDSLLLYALDYYGRPDVSDTLRLLRTCKLAAHYFYDSERYKEATEMMAEGNRIAALRSDTAARLDLLRSIANIGEGNDDFEGLIRLQKQLIAIEPDSTRQYNNYNSLAISYYCANQNDSALLALRKATECLYTSADSLKALYYVMRNYADILSDSGKNREAIDLQRRSLQEYKETKHPFESLSYYALSRYFLNMGQMDSARYYIQMGDSVRSPYIDQDLSLANFCLVQKTLMDYMDNRSFTIRDVAFFSNRLYNNFIRDQRVIAQKGKVQLLLQQQNMNLQLEKQKERTFFVGVVALCILLLLVVVWYLQRRKHLLVEKEEELEALRRLLHETEGDESGNNDKFVKKMLLQQLGLIRIVATNPSSDHQELLVQMGRIANKDVAVDDLLVWSDLYKTIDMVHDGFYTRISQKYGNILNEKELQLCCLLKSDFSTKEISVVIQQSIRTVYQRKTVIRQKLGMAEKEDIAEFLSEK from the coding sequence TTGGCAGCATGTGCAGAAGCCCTGCCATCGCAACGCATCCGGATAGAAAAGGCGGAGCAGATGTTACAGCAGAATGCAGAGGAGGCGATTGCTCTGCTTCGGTCGGTGGAAGATCCCGAAGCATTGCCGGATTCATTGCGGGCACGGTTTGCATTGGCTATGGGGCAAGCCCACTATAATGCACATTGGGTAATGAATGAAGATTCTTTGCTGTTATATGCCTTGGATTATTATGGAAGGCCGGATGTGAGTGACACATTGCGGTTGCTGCGTACCTGCAAACTGGCAGCGCATTACTTCTACGATAGCGAGAGATATAAAGAAGCCACTGAGATGATGGCCGAAGGGAATCGTATTGCAGCCTTGCGTAGTGATACGGCTGCCCGTCTTGATTTGCTGCGGTCCATAGCGAATATAGGAGAAGGTAATGATGACTTTGAAGGTCTGATACGCTTGCAGAAGCAATTGATAGCTATAGAGCCTGATTCCACCCGACAATATAATAACTACAACAGTCTGGCGATATCATACTACTGTGCAAATCAGAATGATTCTGCGCTGCTGGCTCTCCGCAAAGCTACTGAATGCCTGTATACATCCGCGGACTCTCTGAAAGCGCTGTACTATGTGATGCGCAACTATGCGGATATATTGAGTGACTCCGGAAAGAATCGGGAAGCTATCGATTTACAACGCCGCAGTTTACAGGAATATAAAGAGACAAAACACCCCTTCGAGTCCTTATCTTATTATGCTCTTTCGCGTTATTTCCTGAATATGGGTCAGATGGATTCCGCCCGCTACTATATACAAATGGGTGATAGCGTGCGTTCGCCCTATATTGACCAGGACTTATCGTTGGCTAACTTTTGTCTGGTACAGAAAACATTGATGGATTATATGGACAACCGTTCTTTTACAATTCGGGATGTGGCGTTCTTCTCAAACCGGTTGTATAACAACTTTATCCGTGACCAGCGGGTGATAGCTCAAAAAGGAAAGGTGCAATTGTTACTCCAACAGCAGAATATGAATCTGCAACTGGAAAAACAGAAAGAACGGACCTTCTTTGTCGGAGTGGTGGCTCTCTGTATTTTGTTGTTGCTGGTTGTCGTCTGGTATTTGCAGCGAAGAAAGCATTTGCTTGTGGAGAAGGAAGAAGAACTGGAAGCCTTGCGCCGTCTGCTGCATGAGACGGAAGGCGATGAAAGCGGCAATAATGATAAGTTTGTCAAGAAGATGCTGCTTCAGCAGTTAGGTCTGATACGTATTGTGGCTACGAATCCCAGTTCCGATCATCAGGAGCTATTGGTACAGATGGGACGGATAGCCAATAAAGATGTAGCGGTGGACGATTTGCTGGTTTGGAGTGATTTGTATAAGACTATTGACATGGTACATGATGGCTTTTATACCCGTATCAGTCAGAAGTATGGAAATATCCTGAATGAAAAGGAACTGCAACTCTGCTGTTTGTTGAAGTCGGACTTTTCGACGAAAGAGATTAGCGTGGTTATCCAGCAGAGCATACGGACAGTGTATCAACGTAAGACGGTGATACGGCAGAAATTGGGCATGGCAGAAAAAGAGGATATCGCTGAATTTCTTTCTGAGAAATAG